A single genomic interval of Pelodiscus sinensis isolate JC-2024 chromosome 28, ASM4963464v1, whole genome shotgun sequence harbors:
- the PRNP gene encoding prion protein (Kanno blood group) isoform X1, with translation MGRHLISCWIIVLFVAMWSDVSLAKKGKGKTGGGGWNTGSNRNPSNPGYPSNPGYPRNPSYPHNPGYPNNPAYPPNPSYPRNPSYPQNPGYPNNPGVGGQPYYPPGGGTDFKNQKGWKPAKPKTNLKAVAGAAAAGAVVGGIGGIALGSAMSGMRMNFDRPDESRWWNENQNRYPNQVYYREYGDRSVPRGTFVNDCVNITVTEYKIDPKENQNVTEIEVKVLKRVIQEMCIQQYQKYQLASGVKLLLCDPLLMLMIMLVFFLVMR, from the coding sequence ATGGGGAGGCACCTGATAAGCTGTTGGATAATTGTTCTTTTTGTTGCGATGTGGAGTGATGTTTCCCTTGCCAAAAAAGGAAAGGGTAAAACTGGTGGAGGTGGTTGGAACACAGGAAGCAACCGAAATCCCAGCAACCCTGGTTATCCCTCCAATCCTGGCTATCCCAGAAACCCGAGCTACCCCCACAATCCTGGTTATCCCAACAATCCTGCATACCCCCCTAATCCCAGTTATCCCAGAAATCCTAGCTACCCCCAAAATCCAGGGTATCCCAACAACCCTGGGGTTGGTGGACAGCCCTACTATCCACCCGGTGGTGGAACAGACTTCAAAAACCAGAAGGGCTGGAAGCCTGCCAAACCCAAAACCAACctgaaagctgtggcaggagcagcagcagcaggtgctgtGGTGGGTGGTATTGGAGGCATTGCCCTGGGAAGTGCAATGTCAGGAATGCGCATGAATTTTGACCGTCCTGATGAGAGCCGATGGTGGAATGAAAACCAAAATCGCTATCCCAACCAAGTTTACTACCGGGAATATGGCGACCGCTCAGTTCCAAGGGGAACATTTGTGAATGACTGCGTTAATATCACCGTGACCGAATACAAGATTGATCCTAAAGAAAATCAAAACGTGACCGAGATTGAAGTCAAAGTCCTGAAGCGTGTGATCCAGGAGATGTGCATACAGCAATACCAGAAATACCAGCTGGCATCTGGTGTCAAACTACTCCTCTGTGATCCCTTGCTCATGCTGATGATCATGCTTGTCTTTTTTTTGGTAATGCGTTAA
- the PRNP gene encoding prion protein (Kanno blood group) precursor (The RefSeq protein has 1 substitution compared to this genomic sequence) has translation MGRHLISCWIIVLFVAMWSDVSLAKKGKGKTGGGGWNTGSNRNPSNPGYPSNPGYPRNPSYPHNPGYPNNPAYPPNPSYPRNPSYPQNPGYPNNPGVGGQPYYPPGGGTDFKNQKGWKPAKPKTNLKAVAGAAAAGAVVGGIGGIALGSAMSGMRMNFDRPDESRWWNENQNRYPNQVYYREYGDRSVPRGTFVNDCVNITVTEYKIDPKENQNVTEIEVKVLKRVIQEMCMQQYQKYQLASGVKLLLCDPLLMLMIMLVFFLVMR, from the coding sequence ATGGGGAGGCACCTGATAAGCTGTTGGATAATTGTTCTTTTTGTTGCGATGTGGAGTGATGTTTCCCTTGCCAAAAAAGGAAAGGGTAAAACTGGTGGAGGTGGTTGGAACACAGGAAGCAACCGAAATCCCAGCAACCCTGGTTATCCCTCCAATCCTGGCTATCCCAGAAACCCGAGCTACCCCCACAATCCTGGTTATCCCAACAATCCTGCATACCCCCCTAATCCCAGTTATCCCAGAAATCCTAGCTACCCCCAAAATCCAGGGTATCCCAACAACCCTGGGGTTGGTGGACAGCCCTACTATCCACCCGGTGGTGGAACAGACTTCAAAAACCAGAAGGGCTGGAAGCCTGCCAAACCCAAAACCAACctgaaagctgtggcaggagcagcagcagcaggtgctgtGGTGGGTGGTATTGGAGGCATTGCCCTGGGAAGTGCAATGTCAGGAATGCGCATGAATTTTGACCGTCCTGATGAGAGCCGATGGTGGAATGAAAACCAAAATCGCTATCCCAACCAAGTTTACTACCGGGAATATGGCGACCGCTCAGTTCCAAGGGGAACATTTGTGAATGACTGCGTTAATATCACCGTGACCGAATACAAGATTGATCCTAAAGAAAATCAAAACGTGACCGAGATTGAAGTCAAAGTCCTGAAGCGTGTGATCCAGGAGATGTGCATACAGCAATACCAGAAATACCAGCTGGCATCTGGTGTCAAACTACTCCTCTGTGATCCCTTGCTCATGCTGATGATCATGCTTGTCTTTTTTTTGGTAATGCGTTAA